From a region of the Mercurialis annua linkage group LG1-X, ddMerAnnu1.2, whole genome shotgun sequence genome:
- the LOC126665447 gene encoding protein NRT1/ PTR FAMILY 2.7-like: MDNSVLSTDPEANNPTSNSKSRGNWVTFPFITGTMIGLTLAGVGYLSNIIVYLIQEFHFQSISAAQLSNIIIGGNNVFPLVGAILADSFFGNFSVLTITSCVSFLGLVLLVLTALLQPLRPPPCLTESSLCKSASYFQYTVLYGSLILTSIGFGGSRYTLATMGANQFNKSEDQTTFFNSFFFTLYSSSVIAATAIVFIQEDVSWAVGFGVCVAANFIGLVIFLVGKQFYKRGDKPEGSPFTGLARVVVATVKKRHVELSSRCEDYYCEKDEKVLDIAGSLTKSFRFLNRAAIKTEGDIKPDGSIAKPWRICSVQQVEDFKTLITIFPIWSSNILVAIPIAVQLSLTVLQALAMDRHLGKHFQIPAGSISVLVLITNSITVPLIDRIFNPCWRLITRKYPTPFQIVGVGHGMNVISMVISALVESQRLKLTDGQMSVTWLFPQLILVGIGEAFHFPGQVSLYYKEFPVSFRSTGTAIISFIIGVSFYLSTGLIAVVEKVTNWLPDNINEGRVDNVYWVMVGLGVINFVYYLICAHLYTYQNVEVEQ, from the exons ATGGATAATTCAGTATTATCCACTGACCCAGAAGCAAATAACCCAACTTCTAATTCCAAATCGAGAGGAAATTGGGTCACCTTCCCTTTTATCACAG GGACTATGATTGGTTTAACACTTGCTGGAGTAGGATATCTGTCAAACATTATTGTTTATCtaattcaagaatttcattTTCAGAGTATTTCTGCTGCTCAGCTGTCTAATATAATTATTGGTGGCAATAATGTGTTTCCTCTTGTTGGAGCTATTCTTGCTGATTCCTTCTTTGGCAATTTCTCTGTTCTCACAATCACTTCTTGCGTCTCTTTTCTG GGACTAGTTCTTCTGGTGTTAACAGCACTTCTTCAACCCTTGAGACCTCCACCATGTCTAACAGAATCAAGTCTCTGCAAATCTGCATCATATTTCCAATACACAGTGCTCTACGGATCTTTGATTCTGACATCAATAGGATTCGGAGGTTCACGATACACATTAGCAACAATGGGAGCCAATCAGTTCAACAAATCGGAAGATCAGACCACATTTTTCAACTCGTTTTTCTTCACGCTCTATTCCTCCTCCGTAATCGCCGCAACCGCCATTGTTTTTATTCAAGAAGATGTTAGTTGGGCGGTCGGATTTGGTGTCTGTGTTGCTGCCAATTTTATTGGTTTGGTCATCTTCCTCGTCGGAAAACAATTTTATAAGCGTGGTGATAAACCGGAAGGAAGCCCATTCACGGGGTTGGCGCGTGTGGTTGTTGCTACTGTTAAAAAGAGACACGTGGAGTTATCTTCCAGATGTGAGGATTATTACTGTGAGAAGGATGAGAAGGTATTGGATATTGCTGGTTCATTGACGAAGAGCTTCAG GTTCTTAAACCGAGCAGCAATAAAAACCGAAGGCGACATAAAACCGGACGGATCAATAGCAAAACCATGGAGAATCTGCTCAGTACAACAAGTAGAAGATTTCAAAACCCTGATCACAATTTTCCCAATATGGTCATCAAATATATTAGTAGCAATTCCAATAGCGGTCCAATTGAGCTTAACGGTACTTCAAGCCCTAGCCATGGATCGTCACCTCGGAAAACATTTCCAAATCCCCGCCGGTTCAATCTCAGTCCTAGTTTTAATCACAAATTCCATCACGGTCCCACTGATTGATCGGATTTTTAATCCGTGCTGGCGGCTTATTACACGAAAATACCCAACCCCATTTCAAATAGTAGGAGTAGGCCACGGGATGAATGTGATAAGTATGGTTATTTCCGCTTTGGTCGAGTCTCAGAGATTAAAATTAACGGACGGTCAAATGTCTGTTACGTGGCTATTTCCGCAACTAATATTAGTCGGAATCGGAGAAGCGTTTCATTTTCCGGGACAAGTTTCGTTATACTATAAAGAATTTCCGGTGTCATTTCGTAGCACGGGAACGGCTATAATATCGTTTATTATTGGGGTATCATTTTATTTAAGCACAGGTTTGATTGCTGTGGTTGAAAAGGTTACAAATTGGTTGCCTGATAATATAAATGAGGGGAGAGTTGACAATGTGTACTGGGTTATGGTGGGATTAGGAGTAATTAATTTTGTGTATTATTTAATTTGTGCTCATTTGTATACTTATCAGAATGTTGAAGTAGAACAATAA